A genomic stretch from Carassius auratus strain Wakin chromosome 37, ASM336829v1, whole genome shotgun sequence includes:
- the LOC113056473 gene encoding WW domain-binding protein 2-like, with product MALKHHAESGGVIINNSESVLMSYENVELVFSDTERLPEAFRKSKKGSVYLTPYRVIFWTKGKDPLQSFMMPFYLMKGCEVKQPVLGANYIKGTISAEPGGGWEGSATFKLIFAAGGAIEFGQYMLQVAAQASRGQPVTVNYGCPYMANGAYAYPPPPSANGMYSTAAPPPGYAYPGPPPPGGFYPTAPGFDGPAAYMPPPPYTAPTDHAPLDPDLPRSAAAEAKAAEAAASSRETTFAPSRVYLPEDKPPPYSPPEDKKNQ from the exons TGTCTTGATGTCGTATGAGAATGTGGAGCTGGTGTTCAGTGACACAGAGCGCTTGCCAGAAGCCTTCAGAAAAAGCAAGAAGGGAAGCGTTTACCTGACACCTTACAGG GTGATCTTCTGGACTAAAGGGAAGGACCCTCTGCAGTCGTTCATGATGCCGTTTTATCTTATGAAGGGCTGTGAGGTCAAACAGCCAGTACTCGGTGCCAACTACATCAAGGGAACCATCAGCGCCGAGCCCGGAG GCGGCTGGGAAGGATCTGCAACCTTCAAGTTGATTTTTGCCGCGGGAGGAGCGATCGAGTTTGGACAGTACATGCTACAGGTGGCGGCACAGG CATCCAGAGGGCAACCGGTGACTGTTAATTACGGTTGTCCTTACATGGCGAACGGGGCGTACGCTTACCCTCCTCCTCCGTCTGCTAACGGCATGTATTCGACTGCGGCTCCTCCACCTGGATACGCCTACCCTGGACCTCCACCTCCAG GTGGATTTTACCCCACTGCTCCTGGCTTTGATGGACCAGCTGCCTACATGCCTCCTCCTCCGTATACAGCTCCGACGGACCACGCTCCTCTCGACCCAGACCTGCCCAGAAGCGCCGCAG CGGAGGCGAAAGCAGCCGAAGCTGCAGCCAGTTCCAGGGAGACTACGTTTGCTCCGTCACGAGTCTATCTGCCCGAG GACAAGCCTCCACCGTACTCTCCACCTGAAGACAAGAAGAACCAGTAG
- the LOC113055852 gene encoding 39S ribosomal protein L38, mitochondrial-like translates to MPNEDIRKDVWWKTYREYREEKNKEATEPVNIGLPYQRPFRKTEVKERKKVMLENTNNPEMERDNRLRTYKTEPVFEYNRAPVNHPQQKKYPH, encoded by the exons ATGCCCAATGAGGACATCCGGAAAGATGTTTGGTGGAAGACATACAGGGAGTACAGAGAGGAGAAAAATAAAGAAG CCACTGAGCCTGTCAACATAGGGCTCCCATATCAGCGTCCCTTCAGGAAGACTGAGGTAAAGGAGAGGAAGAAGGTGATGCTGGAGAACACAAATAACCCTGAGATGGAAAGAGACAATCGACTACGAACAT ATAAGACAGAGCCAGTGTTTGAGTACAACAGAGCTCCAGTGAATCATCCTCAACAGAAGAAATACCCTCACTAA
- the LOC113055850 gene encoding tripartite motif-containing protein 65-like, whose translation MDDHMQCTICLDLFKCPVTIPCGHTFCKACISRFWDGMDKDFHCPFCKNPFDTRPELNRNVSLSMITEMPATHSPVKTDVSAGASVHTEPEQICERHQKPLVIYCRNDSMCVCYECSVNECKGHDKILVEEERKNRETGLKKKSGEFKKHQESAERSRLELMENMEKAKVSLQQTSQWVNTKFSQLIKVLVEKQEVTQLFLEQHQEVTLMEAQQRLAVLEEREMQLAALQEDISSLCSLPPCQLIKDSRFIGSVPCFSDVPVDVHVSVQEKLTPITDVLSRVSKLVCEDLERAVHVSGGQEKEGSPQDKRPVQAVVPSPATPSYPAEREGLNAYRCNLTFDPRTANAHLRLSQSNRRAEHLISGPRPVLADESRFDHTWQVLCFQSFTHGRHYWELEVSKPWAYVGVTYPNIPRKEKGKRCMVGMNELSWSLQLDERQLSAWHAGCKESVAGQLQPNAQPLRIGMLLDYEAGTLTYYGEGQVRLHAFHCAFTQALLPACWIGEGVTITLCEP comes from the exons ATGGATGATCACATGCAGTGCACGATCTGCTTGGATCTGTTCAAATGCCCGGTGACGATCCCATGCGGTCACACCTTCTGCAAGGCCTGCATCTCCAGATTTTGGGATGGCATGGACAAAGACTTCCACTGTCCTTTCTGTAAAAATCCCTTCGACACAAGGCCTGAGCTGAATCGCAACGTGTCTCTGTCGATGATCACGGAGATGCCCGCCACACACAGTCCAGTTAAGACGGATGTGAGCGCAGGAGCCTCGGTCCACACGGAGCCGGAGCAGATCTGTGAGCGGCACCAGAAGCCTCTGGTCATCTACTGCAGGAACGacagcatgtgtgtttgttaCGAGTGCTCTGTGAACGAGTGCAAGGGCCATGATAAGATTTTGGTGGAAGAAGAACGGAAGAATCGAGAG ACAGGATTGAAGAAAAAGAGTGGAGAATTCAAGAAACACCAGGAAAGCGCTGAGAGAAGCCGCCTGGAGCTCATGGAGAACATGGAGAAAGCCAAG GTGTCTCTACAGCAGACCTCTCAGTGGGTGAACACCAAGTTCTCACAGCTGATTAAAGTGTTGGTAGAGAAGCAGGAGGTGACACAGCTTTTTCTGGAGCAGCATCAGGAAGTGACTCTGATGGAGGCTCAGCAGCGGCTGGCTGTTCTGGAGGAGAGAGAAATGCAGCTCGCAGCGCTTCAGGAGGATATCAGCAGCCTGTGCTCCCTCCCTCCCTGCCAGCTCATCAAG GACTCCAGGTTCATAGGAAGTGTCCCATGCTTCAGTGACGTTCCTGTGGATGTGCATGTGAGCGTACAGGAGAAGCTGACGCCCATCACAGACGTCCTGTCCCGTGTGTCAAAGCTGGTGTGTGAGGATCTGGAGAGAGCCGTACATGTGTCTGGAGGACAGGAGAAAGAGG GCTCTCCTCAAGATAAGAGGCCAgttcaggctgttgttcccagtcCTGCGACTCCATCGTATCCGGCCGAGAGAGAGGGACTGAACGCAT ACCGTTGCAACCTGACCTTCGACCCCCGCACCGCCAACGCTCACTTACGGCTCTCCCAGAGCAACAGGAGGGCGGAGCATCTGATCTCCGGGCCCCGCCCCGTCCTGGCGGATGAGTCCCGCTTCGACCACACCTGGCAGGTGTTGTGTTTCCAGAGCTTCACTCACGGCCGGCACTACTGGGAGCTGGAGGTGTCCAAACCCTGGGCGTATGTGGGTGTGACGTACCCGAACATCCCGCGCAAGGAGAAGGGCAAGCGCTGCATGGTGGGGATGAACGAGCTTTCGTGGAGCCTCCAGCTGGACGAGCGGCAGCTGAGCGCGTGGCACGCCGGATGCAAGGAGTCCGTCGCCGGTCAGCTGCAGCCGAACGCTCAGCCGCTGCGCATCGGGATGCTTCTGGACTACGAGGCCGGGACACTGACGTACTACGGCGAGGGACAGGTCCGGCTGCACGCCTTCCACTGCGCCTTTACACAAGCGCTGCTCCCGGCCTGCTGGATCGGGGAGGGCGTCACCATCACACTCTGTGAACCATGA